One Bacillus sp. 1780r2a1 DNA segment encodes these proteins:
- the sdaAB gene encoding L-serine ammonia-lyase, iron-sulfur-dependent subunit beta: MKYKSVFDIIGPIMIGPSSSHTAGAARIGRVARTLFGKQPEKVIVSLYGSFAQTYKGHGTDVAIIGGVLDFDTFDPRIPESLTLAKQAGMEVTFIEETAITDHPNTARVRMIDGDKEIEVVGISIGGGKIQITELNGFELNLSGMNPAILVVHNDRFGAIATVTNILMKHSINIGHMEVSRKEKGQVALMAIEMDTNIEDEVIEELQGLPNIIKVTRMVE; the protein is encoded by the coding sequence ATGAAATATAAATCCGTATTTGATATTATTGGACCAATCATGATTGGTCCATCAAGTTCACATACAGCAGGTGCTGCGCGTATTGGTAGAGTAGCAAGAACGCTGTTTGGCAAGCAACCAGAAAAAGTCATTGTCTCACTTTATGGATCTTTTGCTCAGACGTATAAAGGCCATGGTACAGATGTAGCGATTATCGGAGGGGTATTAGATTTTGATACGTTTGACCCTCGAATTCCTGAGTCTCTTACATTAGCTAAACAAGCTGGGATGGAAGTGACGTTCATTGAAGAAACAGCCATTACTGATCATCCAAACACAGCGCGTGTGCGCATGATTGATGGAGATAAAGAAATTGAAGTTGTGGGTATATCAATTGGTGGCGGTAAAATTCAAATCACTGAATTAAATGGATTTGAGCTGAATTTATCAGGGATGAACCCTGCTATTCTTGTTGTACACAACGATCGGTTTGGAGCGATTGCAACCGTGACGAATATATTAATGAAGCATTCCATTAATATTGGTCATATGGAAGTATCTCGAAAAGAAAAAGGACAGGTAGCATTAATGGCCATTGAAATGGATACAAACATTGAAGATGAAGTAATTGAAGAGCTACAAGGGTTACCGAATATTATTAAAGTAACAAGAATGGTTGAGTAG
- a CDS encoding PTS sugar transporter subunit IIC: MEILKGTALLLLVLFLFWLFSNKAPYGMKAMGALAGGAVAAFLVEAFQLYVGGDLLNIKFLGEVGEAAGGMGGVAAAALVALALGVSPVYALMMGVVCSGLGLLPGFFAGYIMAFVMKAVEKKAPAGLDLLGAILIIAPLTRLIATGISPVVDATLLNIGSIIRETANANPILMGIILGGVITVVATAPLSSMALTAMLGLTGLPMAIGALAVFGSSFMNYVLFDRLKFGDRRTTISVAVEPLTQANIISANPIPIYATNFVGGAVAGVIVSLFGLVNDATGTATPIAGLAVMYGFNDPIKVTICAGLCAIGGAVIGYIGSIVFKNFNIKTVAELEQETKEAA, from the coding sequence ATGGAGATTTTGAAAGGTACGGCACTGCTTTTATTGGTCTTATTTTTATTTTGGCTTTTCAGTAACAAAGCACCGTATGGGATGAAAGCTATGGGAGCTTTAGCAGGCGGTGCCGTTGCGGCGTTTCTCGTTGAAGCATTTCAACTGTATGTCGGTGGCGATTTATTAAACATCAAATTTTTAGGTGAAGTAGGGGAAGCGGCTGGTGGTATGGGTGGCGTTGCTGCCGCTGCGTTAGTAGCATTAGCCCTAGGGGTATCTCCTGTTTATGCATTAATGATGGGAGTTGTCTGTTCAGGTTTAGGTTTGTTACCAGGCTTCTTTGCAGGTTATATCATGGCTTTTGTTATGAAAGCAGTAGAGAAAAAAGCACCTGCGGGTCTAGATTTATTAGGAGCAATTTTAATTATTGCGCCGTTAACGCGCTTAATTGCAACAGGCATATCTCCCGTAGTGGATGCGACACTACTAAACATTGGTTCCATTATTAGGGAAACAGCAAATGCTAACCCAATTCTAATGGGGATTATACTAGGTGGCGTTATTACGGTTGTAGCTACAGCTCCTCTAAGCTCAATGGCTCTAACAGCCATGCTTGGTTTAACGGGTCTTCCAATGGCCATTGGAGCACTAGCGGTTTTCGGCTCGTCATTTATGAACTATGTATTGTTTGATCGTTTAAAATTTGGAGATCGCCGTACCACAATTTCGGTAGCTGTGGAGCCGTTAACGCAAGCTAATATAATATCGGCTAATCCTATTCCAATTTACGCAACGAATTTTGTTGGTGGAGCAGTAGCTGGTGTTATTGTTTCTTTATTTGGATTAGTAAACGATGCAACAGGAACAGCTACTCCAATTGCAGGTCTAGCGGTAATGTATGGCTTTAATGATCCAATAAAAGTAACAATCTGCGCAGGGCTATGTGCAATTGGTGGAGCGGTTATTGGATACATTGGTTCGATTGTGTTTAAAAACTTTAACATCAAAACAGTTGCAGAGCTTGAACAAGAAACAAAAGAAGCGGCATAA
- a CDS encoding DAK2 domain-containing protein has product MSMTTLNGKRFAEMVLQGAQHLSNNADYVDALNVFPVPDGDTGTNMNLSITSGAKEVKRNVSNHIGQVGQALSKGLLMGARGNSGVILSQLFRGFGKAIEQKEFITTVDFAHALEVGVETAYKAVMKPIEGTILTVAKDTAKKAVEVAEKQPEMIPFMEEVLKASKASLDRTPELLPVLKEVGVVDSGGQGLVLIYEGFLAELKGEKLPGVPLAIPSMNELVNAEHHKHAQSHMNTEDIEFGYCTEFMVRLEADKMEKHAFSEETFRQDLSKWGDSLLVVSDDEVVKVHIHAEHPGEVLNYGQRYGSLIKMKIENMREQHSEIVSKEAPAPVKAEKKPYGIVTVSMGSGIAELFKSIGATVVIEGGQTMNPSTEDIVKAIEETHAEKVIILPNNGNIVMAANQAASVVGDHVAVVPSKTVPQGMTALLSFNPQSDLNTNEEAMTEALSHVKTGQITYAVRDTNIDGLELAKGDFMGIAEKQIVVKDTEKLEVAKKLLQHMVDEDSEIITILQGEDVADEEMDELVSFAESQFEDVEVEVHKGGQPLYSYIFAIE; this is encoded by the coding sequence GTGTCAATGACAACATTGAACGGAAAACGTTTTGCAGAAATGGTGCTTCAAGGAGCACAGCATCTGTCAAATAATGCTGACTATGTAGATGCACTAAACGTTTTTCCAGTTCCAGATGGAGATACAGGTACCAACATGAACCTGTCAATCACATCAGGTGCTAAAGAAGTAAAAAGAAATGTATCAAATCATATTGGTCAAGTAGGACAAGCTTTATCAAAAGGACTATTAATGGGGGCACGTGGTAACTCAGGTGTTATCTTATCACAGCTTTTCAGAGGTTTTGGCAAAGCGATTGAACAAAAAGAGTTTATCACAACTGTAGATTTTGCACATGCGCTTGAGGTGGGTGTTGAAACAGCCTACAAGGCTGTTATGAAGCCTATTGAAGGTACAATCTTAACGGTTGCAAAAGATACGGCTAAAAAGGCCGTTGAAGTAGCTGAAAAGCAGCCAGAAATGATTCCGTTTATGGAAGAAGTGCTAAAAGCATCAAAAGCATCTCTTGATCGCACTCCAGAATTGCTTCCTGTTTTAAAAGAAGTAGGCGTTGTAGATAGCGGTGGACAAGGTCTAGTGTTAATCTATGAAGGGTTTCTAGCCGAGTTAAAAGGTGAAAAGCTTCCCGGCGTACCTTTGGCAATCCCGTCAATGAATGAGCTTGTAAACGCTGAACACCATAAGCACGCTCAAAGTCATATGAACACTGAAGATATCGAATTTGGATATTGCACAGAATTTATGGTTCGTTTAGAAGCAGACAAAATGGAAAAGCATGCATTCTCAGAAGAAACATTTCGTCAGGACCTGAGTAAATGGGGCGATTCTTTATTAGTTGTGTCTGATGATGAAGTCGTAAAGGTGCATATCCATGCTGAGCATCCGGGTGAAGTATTAAACTATGGTCAGCGCTATGGTAGCTTAATAAAAATGAAAATTGAAAACATGCGTGAACAGCATAGCGAAATTGTTTCGAAAGAAGCTCCTGCTCCTGTAAAGGCTGAGAAGAAACCATACGGTATTGTGACAGTTTCAATGGGAAGCGGTATTGCAGAGCTGTTTAAAAGTATTGGAGCCACTGTTGTAATTGAAGGTGGCCAAACGATGAATCCAAGTACAGAAGATATTGTCAAAGCAATTGAAGAAACACATGCTGAAAAAGTCATCATTCTTCCTAATAATGGGAATATTGTGATGGCTGCAAACCAAGCTGCGTCTGTAGTAGGAGACCACGTTGCTGTTGTTCCTTCTAAAACCGTTCCACAAGGAATGACAGCGCTTCTATCGTTTAATCCTCAATCCGATTTAAATACGAATGAAGAAGCGATGACGGAAGCACTTAGTCATGTGAAAACGGGTCAAATCACGTATGCTGTACGTGATACAAATATTGATGGCCTAGAGCTTGCAAAAGGTGACTTTATGGGAATTGCTGAAAAGCAAATTGTTGTAAAGGATACAGAAAAGCTTGAAGTTGCTAAAAAGTTACTGCAGCATATGGTTGATGAAGACTCAGAAATCATTACAATCTTGCAAGGCGAAGATGTTGCTGATGAAGAAATGGATGAGTTAGTATCATTTGCCGAAAGTCAATTTGAAGATGTTGAAGTGGAAGTTCATAAAGGTGGGCAACCATTATACTCGTATATTTTTGCGATCGAATAA
- a CDS encoding Asp23/Gls24 family envelope stress response protein has product MSIEMKTKYGQIDISTDVIATIAGGAAIDCYGIIGMASKNQIKDGLTDILRKENFTRGIIVRQENDEVHIDMYIIVSYGTKISEIAHNVQTKVKYTLEQTVGLTVDSVNIYVQGVRVTNV; this is encoded by the coding sequence ATGTCCATCGAAATGAAAACTAAGTACGGTCAAATTGATATCTCCACAGACGTAATTGCAACGATTGCTGGAGGGGCAGCTATTGACTGCTATGGAATTATCGGCATGGCTTCTAAGAATCAAATCAAAGATGGTCTTACTGACATTCTTCGTAAAGAAAACTTTACACGCGGTATTATCGTAAGGCAAGAAAATGATGAAGTACATATTGATATGTATATCATTGTTAGTTATGGAACGAAAATCTCAGAAATTGCTCATAACGTACAGACTAAAGTGAAATATACGCTAGAACAAACAGTTGGTCTAACGGTTGACTCAGTAAATATTTACGTGCAGGGTGTTCGTGTAACGAACGTGTAA
- the rpmB gene encoding 50S ribosomal protein L28 — MARKCVITGRKARSGNARSHAMNATKRKWGANVQKVRILVDGKPKRVYVSARALKSGKVERV; from the coding sequence ATGGCACGCAAATGTGTAATCACTGGCAGAAAAGCTCGTTCAGGTAATGCACGTTCTCACGCTATGAACGCTACAAAGCGTAAATGGGGTGCTAACGTTCAAAAAGTACGTATCCTTGTGGACGGTAAACCAAAACGTGTATACGTATCAGCTAGAGCCCTTAAATCAGGTAAAGTTGAACGCGTTTAA
- the spoVM gene encoding stage V sporulation protein SpoVM, which translates to MKFYTIKLPKFLGGIVKVMLNSFKKD; encoded by the coding sequence ATGAAATTTTATACGATTAAACTTCCAAAGTTTTTAGGCGGTATTGTAAAGGTCATGTTAAATTCATTTAAAAAAGATTAA
- a CDS encoding thiamine diphosphokinase: MMIIHILAGGPDNYVPELHKWKACDKWIGVDRGVFTLLEQGIIPDEAFGDFDSINAEQLKVIQDRLGDLHIYPSEKDATDLELAVEWAVSKKPAYVRIFGATGGRIDHMFGAVQLLYKSLQENVKVELVDKQNSIQLFSPGTHEIEERIHAKYVSFIPYAGGVENLTLTGFKYPLTNHYVELGSTLCISNELLTQRGTFSFTTGILMMIRSNDADCL; this comes from the coding sequence ATTATGATTATTCATATTTTGGCAGGTGGTCCAGATAACTATGTGCCGGAACTTCACAAGTGGAAGGCATGCGATAAGTGGATAGGTGTAGATCGCGGTGTGTTCACTCTGCTTGAACAGGGAATTATTCCTGATGAAGCGTTTGGAGACTTTGACTCTATCAACGCGGAGCAGCTGAAGGTTATTCAGGATAGGCTTGGAGATTTACATATTTATCCGTCTGAAAAAGACGCAACGGATTTAGAACTTGCAGTTGAGTGGGCTGTATCGAAAAAGCCTGCATACGTTCGGATCTTCGGAGCCACAGGCGGCAGGATTGATCATATGTTCGGAGCTGTTCAACTTCTGTATAAAAGCCTGCAAGAAAACGTAAAAGTAGAGCTAGTTGACAAGCAAAACAGCATCCAATTGTTTTCGCCTGGAACGCATGAGATTGAAGAAAGAATTCATGCAAAATACGTCTCGTTTATTCCCTATGCTGGAGGTGTGGAAAACCTTACGCTAACAGGCTTTAAGTATCCCTTAACAAACCACTATGTAGAACTTGGCTCTACTTTATGTATAAGTAACGAACTTCTTACACAAAGAGGTACTTTTTCATTTACTACAGGCATATTAATGATGATAAGAAGCAATGATGCAGATTGCTTATGA
- the rpe gene encoding ribulose-phosphate 3-epimerase — translation MTKIAPSILSANFSKLGEEIREVEAGGADYIHVDVMDGHFVPNITIGPLIVEAIRPITSLPLDVHLMIDNPDAYIPMFAKAGADILTVHAEACTHLHRTIQLIKEHGMKVGIALNPATPIDVVKHVLEDIDLILLMTVNPGFGGQKFINSVLPKIEQISQLIEIRQLSIEVEVDGGVNEETAKKCVEAGANVLVAGSAIYDQEDRAAAIDRIRSTI, via the coding sequence ATGACAAAAATTGCACCTTCCATCTTATCAGCTAATTTTTCTAAATTAGGAGAAGAAATTCGTGAAGTAGAAGCTGGTGGAGCTGATTATATTCATGTAGATGTAATGGATGGCCATTTTGTTCCTAACATTACAATTGGTCCTTTAATTGTAGAAGCAATTCGTCCAATTACATCTCTTCCGCTAGATGTACACTTAATGATTGATAACCCTGATGCGTACATTCCAATGTTTGCAAAAGCAGGTGCTGATATTTTAACTGTGCATGCGGAAGCATGTACACATTTACACCGTACGATTCAATTAATTAAAGAACATGGAATGAAAGTTGGAATTGCGTTAAATCCAGCTACGCCAATCGATGTTGTAAAACATGTTTTGGAAGACATCGACTTAATTTTATTAATGACGGTTAATCCAGGTTTTGGAGGCCAAAAGTTTATTAATAGCGTACTACCAAAAATTGAACAAATATCTCAGCTTATTGAGATTCGTCAGCTATCTATAGAAGTAGAAGTAGATGGTGGAGTAAACGAAGAAACAGCAAAAAAATGCGTAGAAGCTGGGGCAAACGTTTTAGTAGCTGGCTCAGCGATTTATGATCAAGAAGACCGCGCAGCTGCAATTGATCGAATTCGCTCAACTATATAA
- the rsgA gene encoding ribosome small subunit-dependent GTPase A — protein sequence MPEGRIIKSLSGFYYVLHDGQVTQCRGRGVFRKKKVTPLVGDEVVFQADNELEGYILEIKERKNELVRPPISNVDQALLVFSAIEPDFSTVLLDRFLALVESNDIQPVICISKVDLLSEKQKQLIEQYAEDYRKIGYEVILTSTVTENGIAEIKPLFENQITVIAGQSGVGKSSLLNVLKPELELKTNDISTSLGRGKHTTRHVELISFGDGLVADTPGFSSLEFLTLEVEELSHCFPEMSRLSEDCKFRGCLHVKEPKCAVKKAVENQSIPAYRYEHYLQFIEEIKQRKPRY from the coding sequence ATGCCAGAAGGAAGAATTATTAAATCCTTAAGTGGATTTTATTATGTTCTTCATGATGGACAAGTAACCCAGTGTCGCGGAAGAGGAGTATTTCGAAAGAAAAAAGTCACTCCTTTAGTAGGCGATGAAGTAGTGTTTCAAGCTGATAATGAGCTTGAAGGGTATATACTTGAAATTAAAGAACGTAAAAATGAGTTAGTTCGACCCCCAATCTCAAACGTTGATCAAGCGTTGTTAGTATTTTCAGCTATCGAGCCTGATTTTAGTACGGTGCTTTTGGATCGCTTTTTAGCTTTGGTAGAGTCTAATGATATTCAACCGGTTATTTGTATTTCAAAAGTTGACTTGTTGTCAGAGAAACAAAAGCAATTAATTGAGCAATATGCCGAAGATTATCGTAAAATAGGATATGAGGTAATTTTAACATCAACCGTAACGGAAAACGGGATTGCAGAAATTAAGCCGCTGTTTGAAAATCAAATAACGGTTATTGCAGGACAATCAGGAGTTGGTAAATCTTCGTTGCTAAACGTTTTAAAGCCTGAACTAGAGCTGAAGACAAATGATATCTCAACATCATTAGGACGAGGAAAGCATACAACCAGACATGTGGAGCTTATATCATTTGGTGACGGACTTGTAGCAGATACACCGGGCTTTAGCTCCTTGGAGTTTCTAACTTTAGAGGTAGAAGAACTTTCTCACTGCTTTCCAGAAATGTCTCGCTTAAGTGAAGACTGTAAGTTTAGAGGATGTCTGCACGTGAAAGAACCAAAGTGTGCAGTTAAGAAAGCGGTAGAGAATCAATCAATTCCAGCGTACCGTTATGAGCATTATTTGCAGTTTATTGAAGAAATCAAGCAAAGAAAGCCGAGGTATTAA